One Oncorhynchus nerka isolate Pitt River linkage group LG5, Oner_Uvic_2.0, whole genome shotgun sequence genomic window carries:
- the si:ch211-274f20.2 gene encoding calnexin isoform X2, with protein MYPGNRALVMKSSGRHHAIAAYLHTPFNFIHTPLCLQYEVRFGRDVECSGAYIKLLTQTHLLRLSQFSESTPYSVMFGPDKCGTSHRLHLIVRVTDSSNGRNQEIHAPQPVDDLTVYFTDRQPHLYTLQLYQDSRYEIFIDQSLISQGRLLTDEVQYTESPDSQPESPVSGLGVGSVAALGLELWSLSGEVMFDNFLLTDDLKLAEIWTQDTWGQKQPGLLERLLIATNSRPWLWGVYIFTVGLPITLFISYMWPDKRFGPPDQDYYYKKSDEPQPDRQPERDQPDRPTSLSDYGAVSREGARRRETQKVQRKSDLEVENE; from the exons ATGTATCCTGGGAACAGAGCACTGGTGATGAAGTCATCAGGACGACACCATGCCATCGCTGCCTACCTACACACACCCTTCAACTTCATACACACACCGCTCTGCCTGCA gtatgAGGTGAGGTTCGGGAGAGATGTAGAGTGCAGTGGAGCCTACATCAAACTGCTGACTCAGACCCATCTGCTACGACTG AGCCAGTTCAGTGAGTCCACTCCGTACTCTGTGATGTTTGGTCCTGATAAGTGCGGCACCAGCCACCGCCTCCATCTCATCGTCAGGGTAACGGACTCTAGCAACGGCCGTAACCAAGAGATACACGCCCCCCAACCCGTCGATGACCTGACGGTGTACTTCACCGACCGAcaaccacacctctatacactaC aaTTGTATCAAGACAGCAGGTATGAGATTTTCATTGACCAATCGCTGATCAGTCAAGGCCGCCTGCTGACAGACGAAGTCCAGTACACAGAATCCCCTGACAGCCAACCAGAGTCCCCGGTGTCTGGATTAGGGGTGGGGTCAGTCGCGGCGCTGGGTCTGGAACTGTGGTCATTGTCGGGGGAAGTTATGTTTGACAATTTCCTGTTGACTGATGACCTGAAGCTGGCTGAGATATGGACACAGGACACCTGGGGACAGAAACAA CCCGGCCTGTTGGAGCGACTCCTGATAGCAACTAACTCTCGTCCCTGGCTCTGGGGTGTCTACATCTTCACGGTGGGATTACCCATCACCCTCTTCATCAGCTACATGTGGCcggacaag AGATTCGGGCCCCCTGACCAGGACTACTACTATAAGAAGTCTGATGAACCTCAGCCAGacagacaaccagagagagaccagccagacagaccaaccagcctctcagactatg gtgcgGTGAGCAGAGAGGGGGCCAGGAGGAGAGAAACTCAGAAGGTTCAGAGGAAGTCAGACCTGGAGGTTGAG AATGAGTGA